In Syntrophomonas wolfei subsp. wolfei str. Goettingen G311, a single window of DNA contains:
- the glmU gene encoding bifunctional UDP-N-acetylglucosamine diphosphorylase/glucosamine-1-phosphate N-acetyltransferase GlmU, translated as MKLSAVILAAGKGLRMRSDLPKVAHRVAGKPIILHVIQAVKEAGIEDIVVVVGHGREVVQEICSGEKIRFVLQEQQLGTGHALMQAEAVVAPEDTILVLAGDIPLIQATSLQQLMESHRQKQATATVLSVNMQNPSGYGRILRDQQGAFLRIIEEKDANDEEKKIKEINSGIYCFCARKVFSALHSTSTRNAQGEYYLTEALELLKNQQESIGIFLSDGEEDIYGINDRVQLAQAENILRQRKNRELMLSGVSLMDPASTFIDSDVLIGHDTIILPFTIIEGNSRLGERCEIGPGTRISDSIIGSEVKIESSRLIQASVADRCNIGPFAYLRPETTLLEGVKVGDFVEIKKSTIGTGSKIPHLSYVGDATIGQGVNVGAGTITCNYDGKNKYQTVLEDRVFIGSNTNLVAPVRIGENSITGAGSTISRDVPPHTLAVERAGQKHLPRKG; from the coding sequence GTGAAACTTTCCGCAGTGATACTTGCCGCAGGTAAAGGCTTAAGAATGCGGTCGGATTTACCCAAAGTAGCACACAGGGTGGCCGGTAAACCTATTATCCTTCATGTTATCCAGGCTGTAAAAGAGGCGGGTATTGAGGATATCGTAGTAGTAGTAGGACACGGCCGGGAAGTAGTTCAAGAGATTTGTAGCGGGGAAAAGATTCGTTTTGTTTTACAGGAACAGCAATTAGGAACCGGGCATGCTCTGATGCAGGCTGAAGCCGTGGTAGCTCCGGAAGACACTATTCTGGTTTTGGCCGGAGATATTCCTTTAATACAGGCGACATCCCTGCAGCAGTTGATGGAAAGCCATCGGCAAAAGCAGGCAACTGCCACTGTACTCAGCGTAAATATGCAGAACCCTTCCGGTTATGGCCGGATATTGCGTGACCAGCAGGGTGCTTTTTTACGCATTATAGAAGAAAAAGATGCCAATGATGAGGAGAAAAAGATAAAAGAGATAAATTCCGGAATATATTGTTTCTGTGCTCGTAAGGTGTTTTCCGCCCTGCACAGTACCAGTACCCGTAATGCCCAGGGAGAATACTATCTTACCGAGGCCCTGGAGTTGCTTAAAAACCAGCAGGAATCAATTGGTATTTTCTTGAGTGATGGGGAAGAAGATATTTATGGTATTAACGACCGGGTACAGCTAGCCCAGGCCGAGAACATTCTGCGGCAGAGGAAGAACCGGGAGTTAATGCTAAGTGGAGTAAGCCTTATGGACCCGGCATCTACATTTATTGATAGCGATGTTCTCATAGGACATGATACTATTATATTACCCTTTACCATTATCGAAGGAAATTCAAGATTAGGTGAACGCTGTGAAATCGGCCCGGGTACCCGCATAAGTGACTCCATTATCGGCAGTGAGGTAAAGATTGAAAGCTCCCGGCTCATACAAGCTTCGGTAGCCGACCGTTGCAACATCGGTCCTTTTGCTTATCTTCGCCCGGAAACAACATTACTGGAAGGAGTTAAAGTAGGGGATTTTGTGGAAATTAAGAAATCCACTATCGGAACCGGAAGCAAGATACCGCATCTAAGTTATGTGGGAGATGCCACTATTGGGCAGGGAGTCAATGTTGGAGCTGGAACCATAACCTGCAATTATGATGGAAAGAATAAATACCAAACGGTTCTGGAGGATAGAGTTTTTATCGGGAGCAACACCAACCTGGTAGCTCCGGTAAGAATAGGCGAGAATTCTATAACAGGAGCGGGTTCTACCATCAGCCGCGATGTTCCTCCCCATACCCTGGCAGTTGAGCGCGCCGGGCAGAAGCACCTTCCCCGTAAGGGATAA
- a CDS encoding ribose-phosphate diphosphokinase: protein MQASRWRMKLFSGNANPQLADEIARYLGIPVGDARVSRFSDGEISCAIHESVRGVDVFVVQPTCTPVNENLMELLIMIDAFRRASATRINAVIPYYGYARQDRKSRARDPITAKLVSNLIVQAGAQRVVAVDLHATQIQGFYDIPVDHLPGVPTLAEYFKTKGLEEDAVIVSPDVGGVTRARDLATKLRAPLAIVDKRRPAPNVSEIMNVIGEVKDKSVIIVDDIIDTAGTVCTAAEVMMEKGARDVYTCCTHAVFSGPALDRLSRAPLKEIVITNTIPIDESKKLPNMTILSIAPLVGEAILRIHEDLEVSKLFEE from the coding sequence ATGCAGGCATCCAGATGGAGGATGAAACTCTTTTCCGGTAATGCTAATCCTCAACTGGCAGATGAAATAGCCAGATACCTGGGGATTCCGGTTGGAGATGCAAGGGTTTCTCGTTTTTCTGATGGGGAAATAAGCTGTGCTATCCATGAGAGTGTTCGTGGTGTCGATGTTTTCGTTGTTCAGCCTACCTGTACCCCAGTAAATGAGAATCTTATGGAATTATTGATCATGATTGATGCTTTTAGGAGGGCGTCAGCCACACGGATTAATGCGGTTATTCCTTACTATGGCTATGCCCGGCAGGATCGAAAAAGCCGAGCTCGTGACCCCATAACCGCCAAACTGGTATCCAATCTGATTGTACAAGCAGGGGCCCAACGAGTAGTAGCGGTAGATCTCCATGCCACCCAGATCCAGGGTTTTTATGATATACCTGTGGATCATTTACCCGGAGTTCCCACCCTGGCCGAGTATTTCAAGACCAAAGGATTGGAAGAAGATGCCGTAATAGTATCTCCCGATGTCGGAGGCGTTACCCGAGCCCGAGATCTGGCTACAAAGCTGCGGGCACCCCTGGCCATAGTAGATAAAAGAAGGCCAGCTCCCAATGTTTCAGAGATAATGAATGTAATAGGTGAAGTGAAGGATAAATCAGTAATAATTGTAGACGATATTATTGATACGGCAGGAACAGTATGTACTGCCGCCGAGGTTATGATGGAAAAGGGAGCCCGGGATGTTTACACCTGCTGTACCCATGCGGTTTTTTCCGGACCGGCTTTGGACAGGTTATCGCGAGCCCCTTTGAAAGAAATAGTAATTACCAATACCATTCCCATAGATGAAAGCAAAAAGCTGCCCAATATGACAATTCTCTCCATTGCGCCACTGGTAGGCGAAGCAATTTTGCGTATCCATGAAGACCTGGAGGTAAGCAAACTATTTGAGGAATAG
- a CDS encoding 50S ribosomal protein L25 produces MLGQKLNARKREIKNRGYLNQLKRSEQVPAVIYGKGEEAVPIILEKRELNRIFNVHGSRGLFSLEIEGESKPMMTLIREIQRNPVSGQLIHLDFLSVNLNEKINSNVGVLLGGEEEVMKKGGILQAGLKEVEVLCFPQDLPEYLSADISSLEIGETLHVADLIVPAGVEILTEAESVIASILAPSKATTGEEEGAEAAGEGEEAEEKPE; encoded by the coding sequence ATGTTAGGTCAAAAGTTAAATGCTCGTAAACGGGAGATAAAGAACCGGGGGTATCTCAACCAGCTCAAACGCAGTGAGCAAGTACCGGCCGTTATTTACGGCAAAGGAGAAGAAGCTGTACCCATTATCCTGGAGAAGAGAGAGTTGAATCGAATTTTCAATGTACACGGCTCCAGGGGTCTTTTTTCCCTCGAAATTGAAGGAGAAAGCAAACCCATGATGACCCTAATAAGAGAAATTCAGAGAAACCCGGTAAGCGGGCAACTTATTCATCTTGACTTTCTCAGCGTAAACTTAAACGAAAAAATTAATAGTAATGTCGGGGTCTTGCTGGGCGGCGAAGAAGAAGTTATGAAAAAAGGAGGCATTCTGCAAGCGGGCTTAAAAGAAGTGGAAGTACTTTGTTTCCCCCAGGACCTGCCCGAATACCTGAGTGCCGATATCTCCTCCCTGGAAATAGGAGAAACTCTACATGTAGCTGACTTGATTGTACCTGCAGGGGTGGAGATTTTAACTGAGGCGGAGTCAGTAATTGCTTCCATATTAGCTCCATCCAAGGCTACTACCGGTGAAGAAGAAGGAGCAGAAGCAGCCGGCGAAGGAGAAGAGGCTGAAGAGAAGCCTGAGTAA
- the pth gene encoding aminoacyl-tRNA hydrolase, translating to MKMLVGLGNPGKKYSHTRHNIGFKVLEELARRHQIEKEESRYDAIVGHLRINQEKLLLVKPLTFMNLSGKAVRPLFNWFKLELSELLVVYDDMDLPPGTVRIRASGGTGGHKGMQSICESLGSRDFPRIRIGIGRPPGGAIDWVLGEFSESEKPLMQDAIEKAASAIECWVKSGIDASMNAYN from the coding sequence ATGAAGATGCTTGTGGGCCTGGGAAATCCGGGAAAGAAATACAGCCATACCCGGCATAATATTGGCTTCAAGGTACTGGAGGAACTGGCCAGGCGCCATCAGATAGAAAAAGAAGAAAGTCGCTATGATGCAATTGTTGGACATTTGAGAATAAATCAGGAAAAGCTCCTTCTGGTCAAACCCCTGACCTTCATGAATCTCAGCGGCAAGGCAGTTCGACCCTTATTTAACTGGTTCAAGCTGGAGTTATCCGAGCTGCTGGTAGTCTACGATGACATGGATTTACCACCAGGTACAGTAAGAATACGAGCCTCCGGCGGTACCGGGGGACATAAAGGAATGCAGTCTATTTGTGAAAGCCTGGGGAGTCGCGATTTCCCCAGGATCAGAATCGGAATTGGCCGCCCCCCCGGAGGGGCTATTGATTGGGTCCTGGGTGAATTCAGCGAAAGCGAAAAACCCCTCATGCAGGATGCCATAGAAAAAGCCGCCAGTGCCATTGAGTGCTGGGTAAAAAGCGGAATAGATGCTAGCATGAATGCGTACAATTGA